The following DNA comes from Photobacterium sp. DA100.
CGAGAAGCTTGCCAAAGCTCGGTTACCGTACGGCCATCACCGGGGATCTCCCGATGTGGGCACAACTCCATCAAGGGCTGCAACACGAAGGCAAACTTGTAAATATCGCTGCGAGGTAGCACCGGATAGCTCTCCTGCACGGTATCCCCGTAGAGGAGAATATCCAGGTCCAGGGTACGGCTCTGATTTTTTGCGGCATCTGGCGCGCGGCCATGCTGCAGCTCAAGCTGCTTCAGCGCCTGCCAAAGTGTATCTAATGACAAAGACGTTTCGATGACAGCAACACAATTAAAAAAGTTCGGCCCGCTAAACCCCACCGGCTCGGCTTCATAAATGGTCGAAACCTGCATGCCCGAGCCCAGCGAGCTCAAACCGGCCAGGCCCGCCGCAAGGTGGCGTTCACGGTCGATGTTTGAGCCAAGGCTGATGTAGACCGTGGTCACTTGCTTCCCCGCTCAATCACAACCCCCACACCGCGGGCATTGGCAACCGCACCCGGCTTGGTCACCCGTACCTTGATCCACGGTACCGAGAACTGCGTCATGATCAGGTTAGCGATCTCTTCAGCAACGCGCTCTACCAGCAAGAAGCGACCCGTTTGAATATGCTGCGTCACGGCATCGCTCACCGCCGCATAATCCAAGGCATAGGCGACATCATCGCTTTGTGCCGCAGGACGATTATCGTGAGCCATTTCCAAATCAAGCACCAGTTTCTGCTTGATTTCCTGTTCCCAGTCATACACACCAATGGTGGCGATGACTTCTAGATGTTCGATAAATACTGAATCCATGTTCAATCGCTAATATTGTTAGAGGTCGGATACCTAATTTGAGCAAAAACGCGTATTATCAGGTCGTAATCGTCTATATACTATGATCTTGATTT
Coding sequences within:
- the folK gene encoding 2-amino-4-hydroxy-6-hydroxymethyldihydropteridine diphosphokinase, producing the protein MTTVYISLGSNIDRERHLAAGLAGLSSLGSGMQVSTIYEAEPVGFSGPNFFNCVAVIETSLSLDTLWQALKQLELQHGRAPDAAKNQSRTLDLDILLYGDTVQESYPVLPRSDIYKFAFVLQPLMELCPHREIPGDGRTVTELWQASRFEQALWPVEHHFVV
- the folB gene encoding dihydroneopterin aldolase, which gives rise to MDSVFIEHLEVIATIGVYDWEQEIKQKLVLDLEMAHDNRPAAQSDDVAYALDYAAVSDAVTQHIQTGRFLLVERVAEEIANLIMTQFSVPWIKVRVTKPGAVANARGVGVVIERGSK